The window ACATCATGAAAGGGGAGGAAGGGACAAAGGAAAGATCTATTCTATGTCTTGAAGGCCgtcccttattttaaaaatagaaatacctaTTTAAATGTAACCTGTTTGAAATAGGCTGAATGTGTGATTCTGCAAGCAACAGATCTGTTATTGCTCATAATGGCCCCTGGCATCGTACTGCTGAGCCGCCCATACTGGAGAAGACTGACTGTAATCCACACGTAAGTGATTTATGTCCACTGGGGCCTGGGACCCCGCGTGCCACACTTCCACAAGTGAGCGCAGGTCAAGTTTGGAGATAAGGCACGCCTCTGCTCTGCGCTAACAAAAGATCCCTTCCAAGTTGCAAAGAATAATTTTGTCCCAATAAGTCAAAGTTCCTGCTGCAACCACAATGTGCAAAAGCCTAAAACTCCCTGGTTTTGAGACTGGAAAAGGTAAACTCCTATAGATCCAGAAGAAACTGTGACTAAAACTTTCAGCCTCCTATTTTCCTGTATTAGTAACTGAGGCATGACTGTCATCTTTGATAAATGTGATCAGGAAAGATCATTGGTCTGTGTGGTAGCAGTGAGCTTCTCCATGTGCCCCAATGTTCAGtcatccacattttaaaaagtatttatttcctGAAAGTATTATTAAGTGTGATAGTTTGAATTCACAACAAATGAAGAAGATGTAACTAGATAACAAAAACACCTGCTTGTAAAAGACAACACACTGAAACAGCTGCGCACTGCTCGTGGGGCACACAGGAGCCAGAGGGACCACAGacgcccagccctgccctttgcCTGGGCTCCAGTCCTGAGGAGGCCAGCACAGACCCCCTCAGCACTCAGGAGGGAAGGGAAGCTACTAACTGTTGGGTTCGCAGGCGCTTCAGCTGGGAGAGGTAGTGGTGACAGCTTTGACAATCTACCTGAACCACCTTGCTGGAACACTCTAAAGCTGCATCCAACTGTCATTATCCTACGTGAATTGTAATTTCAGAAGAGAAGCCCgtttggggtgggaggggtggaaaAGAAGACCAGAGCTGCAGTTCCACAAGCTTTCCTTTTTTGGTACCAGCACAGAGTGTCCCTGTCGCTCAGTGTCCTGGAGGAGAAACACTGGAGACTGCCTGGTggtgcgtgtgcacacacacgggCAAGGCCTTAGAGCCCCAGAGACTTCTGCACGATCTGCTTGGCGATCTTGTAAAACTGCTCTCGGTCATCCCGCCACATTTTGGAAGCATCCACGTTAGCTCCACTTTCGTCGTTGGGCTCTGGAAGAGAAGGCAGACGTTGTCCACATGAAAGGGGCTCCTAAAGTAAGGTCTGAATTGACAAAATCTTCATTCCACCCCCAAGATGCGTCCCAGAAATAAATAAGAGATGCTGATGACTGAAATGCTGGGGAGGAAGCTTgttgtttaagaaacaaacaacagCCCCTCGCCTGAGAAGAGGCGTGAGGTCAGTGGAGAGACACATCTCAAGGCAAGATCAACTCTCATGACTCCTACCTTCTGAGCGTCTAAATGTGCCCACAGAAGTCATCTACCTCGCTTAGCACATAGGACAACTGGCACATGACCTGCGGAGCGCCCAGACAGCGAGTCACAGACTACCCACCCGCCAGCTTATTCCTCCAGGGCTTGCTCTGTGCAGACACTTCTCTCAGAGCCCTTCTCGGTGCAGCTCCCCCTAGCAACTACCAGAGTACATGGCCAGGCAGATGTGGCCCCACATGGTCTTTCAGCCCATGTGGACATCTGGCCCCAGACTAGTCCATGGGCTGGCCACACAGGGCCAGCAGTGGCTCCAGAATAGAATCAGCAGACATAGAGAGGTAGGCAGGGCCGGTGGGAAGTGGACAGGGGAACCAGCAGTGACAGAGGTACAAGCAGTCACCACCATGTAGAAACCGACAAGCAACCAGATCAGAATAGAGAAGGCTGCCTAGAGGCCAGCAGAACAATGAGTACAGTCCTGAGCTTAGCATGGACTCTAGCCCTTTGCCTCCTTCCCTAAGCTGCCACAGCGTCTGTGATCCTCCAACCAATAGCActgtttccctctcttcttccattattcaacaaacacttcCTCACCAGCTCCTGGGTGGGAGGCCTCATTCTGGACACTGGCTATGCAGGGGGCCCAATGACCTGGGCCCTCTGAGAGACACCCTCTCATGGACCCACAAATGCCTCATGTCAAACTAAGTGCTACAAAGGGAAGAATAGGACAGCAGGAGGCAGGATGACTGGGGGTACGCAGGCTTCTCAGAGAATGTGGCACTTAGGGGACCCCTGTTTGAGCCAGACTGCAGGGAACAGCTAAGCACAGACAGAGCCAGCCCCCAATCCCTGTCCACAGCCTCTGCCCAAGGAAATTCCAGTGCCCCAATGGCTTGCAGAGGCCCAAGGACCATACTCTCCTAGAGCAGCACCGGGACAGACAACATAACTGAACGGGAGACCACCTGGCCAGACTAAGCGCGGTGACGGTGCTGGAAAAGCAGCTCGGAGCAGGGGACTGGTATTCCAAGAGGAGTGTGTAAAGACTAcattaaaaactttcaaaaaaggaaaataatttagagcaaaaatgtttataatagaaCTTATAGCTGACATCTGAAGATAGCCAAGTCAAAGCCTCTCTCTCGTCTTCAGACACCTTTTGTCTGATTCTGTTTGCTCATGTGAGAATGGAGAGAGTCTCCAGCTTAAAACACGcatgctggtgtggctcagttggttgggcatcgtcccatgcaccaagaggtcactggttcgattcctggtcaaggcacaagcCCAGGCTGCAGGCGGGATCCCTGGtgaggagcgtgcaggaggcagctgattgatgctgcactctcacatagatatttctctttccctcttcttctttcatctcttctctaaaaatcaataaactattctttaaaacaacaacaaacaaaaaaaaaacatatacactGAAATTTTTGACTTCAGGTTCCTGGACTTGACTGAATCCTAAGCAGTCAGCTAAGGACCTCCAACGGCCCAAACCTAGTGGCCGCTCAGTTTGGCCTCCAGCTGGGACCTCCGACAGCACTGTCACCTTTCTCCTTCTGACATGCCTCCATTTCCTAATTTTCCAGACCACTTCCCCCACTCCTGTGAGGACCTTTCTCCTTCTATGTGCCCTTTCCTCCACTATCCCCTTTGTCCTACCTGTCACCGACTGTCTTATCCACAGATGATCCCATATCCTCACTTCCACGACCCACCCTCAAATGAATGGCTTCCGGAGGGTAGACACTCATGCCCCAAACTGTTCCCTTCCAAAAATTATGCTCCCTCTGGATTCCTGTACCCAAAGACAGCACCCCATTGCCCAGGCACTCAGGTCAGAAACACAGAAGGGATTATGCTTGGAACAGTGTATACAAATAACATGAAATGAAAAGGcagaaaagtatatatataaactcGTCAAAGACATAAAGCTGGATTATGAAGTCGAGGATGAAATGAGGGAGGAGGCACAGCCACTGAGCTATCTGGCTTCCTCTACTAGCAGCGAGCCCACAGTGGCCAAGGCTTTCCTCACCTGCCAGCATGCTCACCACCGACAGGAGGATCTTCTCCACGCTCTGCACGGGGCTCCACCTCTCGGCACTGCTCTCGTAGCCCATGGGGTCGTCGCCTGGAGCATGGAGGATGGAAATGCAGACTCTCCCATCAGGATAGACTGTGGGGGCCAGAACACACCAGGTGAGCGGTAACGGGCCAGTGACCcagccacagaggcagggagcaggaggtGCAGACACCGAGAACGGCTGTCTGTACAGCTGGAACACAGCCTGAGGCCCCAAGTGTCAAGCTCCCATCCACAACGCTCCCAGCCACATGGTCCTGGTGGGCCTATACGGACCGCTCAGGTCACTGCTCACCCCCTGACGGACTCTAGGCTGGTCTGTCCAGTTCTAGTCATTATGGGACAATTCCACTGTCAaatggttgttttttaaaaatattacatccAAAAGGAGTAAAGGAAAGGTTATCTGGCAATCAAATATTTCACCAAAATATAATCAGGATTGTCCACAATAATTCTACTATTAAATCCCTGAGAAATGTTCACATGGCTAGGACAAAGACAACGGAaattatttaagtattttttaaaagacaccgGATTTCTCTTGGTAACTTACCCTTTAATCTACGTTAAACTGTCCTTCTAAACTGAAACCACGATGTCAATACCACCATGATTAATTTGCTGAAGTTCAGAACATAAAAGTGTTTTCAGTGGTCTATGTCACTCACTGACACTACCTTTCATGGAGTCACTCTAGGCCCCTCCTGGAATCACTAAAACTACTTCCCAAAGTACTCACTGTTGGGATGAAACATCTCACAGGTAAATCTCATCTTTGGGGGACTTAATGGGTAATCAAGCGGGAAACTCAGGATGGCAGGAAAAACACCAAACTCAAAGCAAGTGTCTTCTGGGCCCCTGAAAGACATAAATACACAGAACTTGAAGGTAATTTTTTCAATGTCTACCACGCTTTAGAAATGAGTTCAAGACATTTTTGCTTAATTACACATGAAAAGATTATCTAAATACTAATGATGAATTGGTTCTTTTTCTGAATGGAAAATCCTGTCTCATTGTTGCGTTCCAACCTGGTTTAAATCTTAGGTACGAGCACAAAGACAAAGTCACAGGTAGTTTTTACACTAATAGAGGTAACAGTGGGGCCACAGAACCTCTATCATCACAGGATTAGAGAAAACAACTAAGGCCAGCACTGCAAGACCCTGAGGACACTTTGCTTTTCTGTATATGTGATACAATTACATTTTAGGAGGAAGATATAAATTATGGCACATGTTAGAGCAAGATTCTATTGTAGTAAATAAATGAGGGGTTGAGAGTTGTTTTCTaaaggctatttttaatttttaaatgagccTCAGAAGTAGTTTTTCTAACCTTCCAGAAACAGGTAAAGAGCATACGTGTGGTCCCTGCCAGGTTCCTACAGAAGGCCAGGTATGCACACGTGCAGCAGTGTTGCAAGCAAGCCCTGACCTGCAGGCCTAAGCTCGGGGCCACACCCTGCACTTACACGGTCACCTAAGCACTCAGTGTCACCAGGCACGTGCATGCCTGTCTACCTGGGTTTACCAACTCATGTGGAAAGTAGCAGAAACAGACTAAACTACTTCAGAAGTCTTATCACTTTAAAACTCTACGCATATAAACGAACACTCTCTTGATCAATATACAATACCATGGCCGGCAGGAGAGGAGAAGTGAGAGCCACCAGCTTGAAACTTAAAAGAGATGAACGCCTCCACCCCATACAAATGTCATTTATAAAATCTGCATTAGAGTAGCATTAACAGATTTCAGACCATTTTTCCTATgtacatttttatagaaaacagAATTGCTAAACAACTAAACACTACAATAGCAGCAACCACTTTCGGTATGACCCATTAactcaataagaaaagaaattccaCTCTATTCCTATGAACCGAGAAGTCTCTTTAGCAACACCTGTCTttctctaagccagcggttctcaacctatgggtcgcgacccctgaaaatacatcctgcatatcagatatttacattatgattcataacagtagcaaaattacagttatgaagtagcaacgaaaataattttatggttgggggtcaccacaacatgaggaactgtattaaagggtcgtggcattaggaaggttgagaaccactgcaagcaaTGACCCCAGCATGTTAATTCTACAGGGTAGTGAGTACCATCACAAGGACAAAAGCCTTGGCCACTGCAGAAGCAGTTCAACACAGGAGACCTGCTgcctctcaaaataaataaatacaagatatagcacaggaaaaaaattaaaatattctaaaacgaTCTATATACATTTAGAAATtgtcttttaaaagtataaatttattttaaatcttgataaaattatttttattcagtgaaattttaaaaatttaagtagaTTTGCAAATATCAGAAACAACACTTATCTCTACAATTAAAGGAAATagtcaaaaaattcaaaaacagaactttagccctggcaggtgtggctcagttgagtgAGCATTGTCctggttgccagttcaattccaggttggggcacatgcctgggttgagagttcagtcccaggtcagggtgtgagcaggagggatcgatgtttctctctcacacagatgtttctctttctcccccctctcctttcctttctctaaaatcaattttaaaacatatttaaaggaaggaaggaaggaaggaaggaaggaaggaaggaaggaaggaaggaaggaaggaaggaaggaaggaaggaaaaggaaaggaaaggaaaggaaaagaaaggaaaggaaaggagggagggagggaggaaggttgGGGAAAAGagctttattttcatttggtGCCAACACTAAGGGCTTTCAATGACACCACCATAGTGGACGCCAGGACCGAGTCACAAGCCTGGAGGCTGGGCTGTAGTAAAATGCTCAAGACAGGAACAACGCAAGAAGTGTTCAGTGGAGCTAAATAGTTTCAATTTAAGAGGCTAATCTTGATTCTGAAAACTGTGTCCTTGCTACTTTAGGGGGAAGCCACAGTGAATAGGTACTTTGTTTTGGAGGGTGTCACTGCATAACAGCGCCCAGGGCCTTGGCCTGAAACCAG is drawn from Myotis daubentonii chromosome 3, mMyoDau2.1, whole genome shotgun sequence and contains these coding sequences:
- the UBE2G2 gene encoding ubiquitin-conjugating enzyme E2 G2 isoform X2, coding for MRFTCEMFHPNIYPDGRVCISILHAPGDDPMGYESSAERWSPVQSVEKILLSVVSMLAEPNDESGANVDASKMWRDDREQFYKIAKQIVQKSLGL
- the UBE2G2 gene encoding ubiquitin-conjugating enzyme E2 G2 isoform X1; the encoded protein is MAGTALKRLMAEYKQLTLNPPEGIVAGPMNEENFFEWEALIMGPEDTCFEFGVFPAILSFPLDYPLSPPKMRFTCEMFHPNIYPDGRVCISILHAPGDDPMGYESSAERWSPVQSVEKILLSVVSMLAEPNDESGANVDASKMWRDDREQFYKIAKQIVQKSLGL